One Cydia pomonella isolate Wapato2018A chromosome 14, ilCydPomo1, whole genome shotgun sequence DNA segment encodes these proteins:
- the LOC133524794 gene encoding uncharacterized protein LOC133524794 produces the protein MAQSQSPSIMSMFNIPEKLNVSGNLSENWRTFDQNFKIYLVASGLDKSEDARKVAILLNVIGEDGIKIFNNFALTEDEKNNFENVMKKFQEYCEPKKNVLHSRFLFYTRKQEESEQFDSFLTDVKRLVKSCKFEAEDEAVRDRLVLGTNDLNTQKKIVIEGDADLDTVITKLRLAELGRQQAAEVQGKVKVDKVVDRRSNSKPVQNNMVLKCKWCGEQHERKLEMCPARGKLCTKCNRYNHYATVCRSRYVKVIADSSLQNQEDSDGEFYCGSVQKMIQGKLN, from the exons ATGGCGCAGTCGCAGTCTCCATCAATCATGTCAATGTTTAACATACCTGAAAAACTAAACGTATCCGGAAATCTGTCAGAGAATTGGAGAACATTTGatcaaaactttaaaatatacttgGTGGCGTCCGGTTTAGATAAAAGTGAAGATGCTAGGAAGGTGGCGatacttttaaatgtcatcGGGGAGGATggcattaaaattttcaataatttcgcGTTGACGGAAGATGAGAAAAACAATTTCGAAAATGTCATGAAAAAATTCCAAGAATACTGCGAGCCTAAAAAAAATGTGCTTCATTCAAGATTCCTTTTTTACACCAGAAAGCAGGAGGAAAGTGAACAATTTGACAGCTTCCTAACTGACGTAAAGAGGCTAGttaaaagttgtaaatttgaAGCGGAAGATGAAGCTGTTCGCGATCGACTCGTACTAGGTACCAATGATTTGAATACGCAGAAGAAAATAGTAATAGAAGGCGATGCGGATCTGGACACGGTAATCACAAAGTTGCGACTTGCTGAATTAGGACGTCAACAAGCTGCAGAGGTCCAGGGCAAAGTCAAGGTTGACAAGGTGGTTGACAGAAGATCCAACAGCAAACCGGTGCAAAATAATATGGTACTAAAATGCAAATGGTGTGGAGAGCAACATGAGCGTAAACTCGAAATGTGTCCGGCTCGAGGCAAATTATGTACAAAGTGCAATCGGTACAACCATTATGCAACAGTGTGCCGCAGCCGATATGTAAAAGTTATTGCAGACAGTAGCCTGCAAAATCAGGAAGATAGTGATGGTGAATTTTATTGTGGCAGTGTTCAGAAG ATGATCCAAGGAAAATTGAATTAG
- the LOC133524793 gene encoding uncharacterized protein LOC133524793: MDLDSPAVGEETSASSSESEILFDGTFFSKITSKTTNSSTVAACVKCLPLNVEVKGYKKCSSNFIKHLKRKHGPDCVEEYKSYCIQKKRKKPQSTSVQNRQVLKTSSSYSQEEFDSDVVKFFLHSMIPLSCVEDPHFIRILKRLHVDSLGLTIMSRTTLTRRINQHYDDQVKVIKDLMSRVNFICATADIWSSRKRSFLGLTAHWIDPDTFLRSSRALACRRFPGVHNYERITNLLRDILHEFDLDLPKIVAITTDNGSNFVKAFKEFGVHPGSIETNDNCETVSNVSNDDIEEEPLMISDSNKGCIDFLNDHALLPYHMRCCSHTLNLIATTDLKHLLTTDTALSNIHKSVIDKCNRLWKMANRPKSSEIIQNILGHNLSRPGETRWNSMYDALKQILSIKEKNSVLHEGLGLENPLRNTDFNYIEEYLSCLKPVAAVLDILQGENNTYYGLLLPTLLMLKKKVHALQQNNYQYCKPIAVQLLKQVQSRFDDLLKLTGPAAEKAIIAAHSYPRFKNSWYQCVDSEHHARLKNMFLTAVSEESQHHSNIEPEIFQHTHDFDDAFYDFSNSNSDSNTSGGSGGHSIRAEYCILGYLSDTSRSLDILNKYPEIKKVFLKYNTPLTSSAPVERLFSYATMTNTPKSNRLTDENFERRVILKANLNNEKHS; this comes from the coding sequence ATGGATTTGGATTCACCAGCTGTCGGCGAAGAAACATCAGCCTCAAGTTCCGAATCTGAAATTTTATTTGATGGTacgtttttttccaaaattacgTCTAAAACAACAAATTCGTCCACTGTGGCAGCGTGCGTGAAATGTTTACCATTAAACGTTGAAGTAAAAGGCTATAAAAAATGCTCTTCCAACTTCATTAAACACCTGAAGAGAAAACATGGACCTGACTGTGTTGAAGAATACAAATCATATTGCATacagaagaaaagaaaaaagccGCAATCAACATCAGTTCAAAATCGTCAAGTGCTTAAAACTAGCAGCTCTTACTCTCAAGAAGAGTTTGATAGCGACgtagtaaaattttttttacattcgaTGATACCACTCAGTTGTGTAGAAGATCCACATTTCATTCGAATCTTAAAGAGACTGCATGTCGACAGTTTGGGATTGACTATTATGAGTCGTACAACTTTGACCCGTCGTATAAATCAACATTATGATGATCAAGTTAAAGTAATTAAAGATTTAATGAGCAGGGTAAATTTTATCTGTGCAACTGCAGATATCTGGTCCAGCCGGAAAAGAAGTTTTTTAGGCCTGACGGCACATTGGATCGATCCTGATACTTTTCTAAGATCATCGAGGGCATTGGCATGTCGGAGATTCCCGGGAGTGCATAATTATGAACGCATAACTAATCTACTAAGAGACATTTTACATGAATTTGACTTAGATTTGCCTAAGATTGTTGCTATTACTACAGATAATGGTAGCAATTTTGTTAAGGCTTTTAAAGAATTCGGAGTTCACCCAGGTAGCATAGAAACAAATGACAATTGTGAGACCGTTTCTAATGTCTCTAATGATGATATCGAAGAAGAGCCCTTGATGATTTCAGATTCAAATAAAGGTTGTATTGACTTTTTAAATGATCATGCACTGCTACCGTATCATATGCGATGCTGTTCCCATACTTTGAATCTGATAGCCACAACAGATTTAAAACATTTACTTACCACTGACACTGCTCTGTCCAACATTCATAAGAGTGTAATAGATAAATGTAATCGTCTTTGGAAAATGGCGAATCGTCCCAAAAGCTCTGAAATCATCCAAAATATATTGGGACATAATCTTAGTCGACCAGGCGAAACTCGTTGGAACAGTATGTATGATGCCCTAAAGCAAATTTTATcgattaaagaaaaaaacagtGTTCTACATGAAGGGCTCGGTTTGGAAAATCCGCTGCGTAATACAGATTTCAATTATATAGAAGAATATCTGTCTTGTTTGAAACCCGTAGCAGCAGTACTGGATATTCTTCAAGGagaaaataatacctattacgGTTTATTGCTACCAACACTACTGatgcttaaaaaaaaagtacatgccCTACAGCAAAACAATTATCAATATTGTAAACCAATTGCGgttcaattattaaaacaagtgCAGAGTCGTTTCGACGATTTATTGAAACTTACAGGACCTGCAGCAGAAAAAGCAATTATCGCCGCTCACAGCTATCCCAGGTTCAAGAACTCATGGTACCAATGCGTGGATTCCGAACATCACGCTaggttaaaaaatatgtttttgacgGCTGTATCGGAGGAATCTCAACATCATTCAAATATCGAGCCTGAGATATTTCAACATACACATGACTTTGATGACGCGTTTTACGATTTCAGTAATTCAAATAGTGACAGCAACACtagcggcggcagcggcggacACTCAATCAGAGCAGAATATTGTATATTAGGATATCTATCAGATACATCACGGTCATTAGATATCCTGAACAAATATCCTgagataaaaaaagtttttctgaAGTATAATACACCTCTGACCTCTTCAGCTCCCGTAGAACGACTGTTCTCTTATGCGACTATGACAAATACTCCAAAAAGCAACCGATTAACAGACGAGAACTTTGAGCGACGAGTTATATTAAAAGCCAACTTGAATAATGAAAAACATTCTTAA